The following are encoded together in the Pedobacter steynii genome:
- a CDS encoding PASTA domain-containing protein yields MSKFISYLKTKSFRNNFIAAIVTVVVILLVAFFSLRYYTKHGQGLNVPVLKGLAFTQAVSKLEDLGLRYEVDSVFVMDSPPGIVIDQDPEANTFVKGNRTIYLTVNVAMAPNVKFPDIEFKPLREAQALIENYGLKLGDTTYKSDVSRDVVLQALFGGQPLKAGESLPKGSRIDFVLGDGKGNEEVDIPSLIGLTKDEAVFALKNGAMLTLGTVTYEGEITDSVNAVIIRQDPFLTDSVSKVKIGTPVNITLSNKK; encoded by the coding sequence ATGAGCAAATTCATATCTTACCTAAAGACGAAATCCTTTAGAAACAACTTTATTGCCGCAATTGTAACTGTAGTGGTGATTTTACTGGTTGCTTTCTTTAGTTTAAGATATTACACCAAACATGGTCAGGGATTAAATGTTCCGGTATTGAAGGGCCTCGCATTTACTCAGGCGGTTAGTAAACTCGAAGATCTGGGACTTCGTTATGAAGTAGACTCGGTATTTGTGATGGATTCGCCTCCGGGGATTGTGATTGATCAGGATCCTGAAGCCAATACTTTTGTAAAAGGCAACAGAACCATTTACTTAACCGTAAATGTAGCCATGGCACCTAACGTTAAGTTTCCTGATATAGAATTTAAGCCTTTGAGAGAAGCGCAGGCATTGATTGAAAATTACGGACTTAAACTTGGTGATACGACTTATAAATCTGATGTCAGCAGAGATGTAGTCCTTCAGGCATTATTTGGTGGACAACCACTTAAGGCGGGCGAGTCTTTACCTAAAGGCTCCAGAATTGACTTTGTGCTGGGTGACGGAAAGGGAAATGAAGAAGTTGACATTCCTTCGTTAATAGGGCTGACTAAAGATGAGGCTGTTTTTGCGCTAAAAAATGGCGCAATGCTTACTTTAGGAACAGTTACTTACGAAGGAGAGATTACAGACAGTGTAAATGCCGTTATTATCAGGCAGGATCCTTTCTTAACAGACTCTGTTTCGAAAGTAAAAATCGGCACACCAGTAAATATTACGTTATCCAATAAGAAATAA